One genomic window of Polyangium aurulentum includes the following:
- a CDS encoding response regulator transcription factor, protein MKPHVLVVDDSLTVRMDLRGALGAAGFTVTTCETMRAGQKALAERRFDLALLDVILPDGDGIELLREIRAKPELNAMPVIVLSTEAEVKSRIRGITSGADEYIGKPYDIAYVIRRARSLCERAQSTMPPCPSGCRKILAVDDSPTFLAMIASTLREDGHDVVLARSGFEALEMLAVQSVDCVVLDLTMPDLDGIETLRRIRRMPGRDTIPTAILTGSEGAREQREAVAAGSDDYMRKTMPPDQIRARIRALLRKKQEPQPPRSERAGAPKTGERRPDSMRAPPVHEGSLFARAAAATGLTGMLARDMLARALRRAGIEPTTMSASDLLRAMPTIRESLAMFYPDDEVARRAAAMAALANVEARPGA, encoded by the coding sequence ATGAAGCCGCATGTGCTGGTGGTCGACGACAGCCTGACCGTGCGCATGGACCTGCGCGGAGCGCTCGGAGCCGCGGGGTTCACGGTGACGACGTGCGAGACCATGCGCGCAGGCCAGAAGGCGCTCGCCGAGCGGCGCTTCGATCTGGCGCTGCTCGACGTGATCCTCCCCGACGGCGATGGGATCGAGCTGCTCCGTGAGATCCGCGCCAAGCCGGAGCTGAACGCGATGCCCGTGATCGTGCTGTCCACCGAGGCCGAGGTGAAGAGCCGCATCCGGGGCATCACGTCGGGCGCCGACGAGTACATCGGCAAACCCTACGACATCGCGTACGTCATCCGGCGCGCCCGGTCGCTCTGCGAGCGCGCGCAGAGCACCATGCCCCCGTGCCCGTCGGGCTGCCGGAAGATCCTCGCCGTCGACGACAGCCCCACCTTCCTCGCCATGATCGCGTCGACCTTGCGCGAGGACGGCCATGACGTGGTGCTCGCGCGCTCGGGCTTCGAGGCCCTAGAGATGCTCGCCGTGCAGAGCGTCGACTGCGTGGTCCTCGACCTGACGATGCCCGATCTCGACGGCATCGAGACCCTGCGGCGCATCCGGCGCATGCCCGGTCGCGACACGATCCCGACCGCGATCCTCACCGGCAGCGAGGGGGCGCGCGAGCAGCGAGAGGCCGTCGCGGCGGGCAGCGACGACTACATGCGCAAGACGATGCCCCCCGATCAGATCCGCGCGCGCATCCGCGCCCTCTTGCGCAAGAAGCAGGAGCCCCAGCCGCCGCGCTCGGAGCGGGCGGGCGCACCCAAGACGGGCGAGCGCCGGCCCGACAGCATGCGCGCGCCGCCCGTGCACGAGGGATCGCTCTTCGCGCGCGCGGCGGCCGCGACGGGCCTGACGGGCATGCTTGCGCGGGACATGCTGGCGAGGGCGCTCAGGCGTGCGGGCATCGAGCCCACGACGATGTCGGCCTCGGACCTGCTCCGCGCGATGCCGACCATCCGCGAGTCGCTCGCCATGTTTTACCCGGACGACGAGGTCGCGCGGCGCGCGGCGGCCATGGCGGCGCTGGCGAACGTCGAGGCGAGGCCAGGCGCGTAG
- a CDS encoding response regulator transcription factor, which produces MDGHPRILLVEDDERLARLIEAFLVAQGLRVQCVADGRKAIAIIRSDPPDCVILDMLLPGADGLEVCRSVRAGYGGCILVLTAQDEDIHEVVALDSGADDYLAKPVRPQVLLARLRALLRRGARTSPASDGRGARIVSGDLVIEAHRRAVTRAGAPVALTDAEFDLLWLLASRAPAVLSRDELVSELRGIEFDGLDRSIDMRVSKLRKKLGDEPPPHRIIRTVRGRGYLFAKDP; this is translated from the coding sequence ATGGATGGCCATCCCCGGATCCTGCTGGTCGAGGACGACGAGCGGCTCGCCAGGCTGATCGAGGCGTTCCTCGTCGCGCAGGGGTTGAGGGTCCAGTGCGTCGCGGATGGGCGGAAGGCGATCGCGATCATCCGGAGCGATCCGCCCGATTGCGTGATCCTCGACATGCTCCTGCCCGGCGCGGATGGGCTCGAGGTTTGCCGCTCGGTCCGGGCCGGATACGGCGGGTGCATCCTCGTGCTGACCGCGCAGGACGAGGACATTCACGAGGTGGTCGCGCTCGACAGCGGCGCCGACGACTACCTCGCCAAGCCCGTGCGCCCGCAGGTGCTGCTCGCGCGCCTGAGAGCCCTCTTGCGCCGTGGCGCGCGGACGTCGCCGGCGTCGGATGGGCGTGGCGCGCGGATCGTGTCGGGCGATCTCGTGATCGAGGCCCATCGCCGCGCGGTCACGCGCGCGGGCGCGCCGGTCGCGCTCACCGATGCGGAGTTCGATCTGCTCTGGCTTCTGGCTTCGCGCGCGCCGGCCGTGCTGTCCCGTGACGAGCTGGTGTCCGAGCTGCGGGGCATCGAGTTCGACGGGCTCGATCGCTCCATCGACATGCGCGTGTCGAAGCTGCGCAAGAAGCTCGGCGACGAGCCGCCGCCGCACCGGATCATCCGGACCGTGCGCGGGCGCGGATATCTCTTCGCGAAGGACCCATGA
- a CDS encoding branched-chain amino acid transaminase encodes MVDKLKKIWLEGEFVDWDEAKVHVLTHSLHYGLGAFEGIRAYRRGDGQTYVFRLKEHIDRLFDTCKLIAIQPRFSRDQVAEATVKILRENGMEEGYIRPLVYVGDGAMGVYAHDNPVRTMVVAWKWGTYLGTGATENGIRAKISSFQRHHINVSLAKAKMMGQYTNSTLAKREARIAGYDEAILLDTHGYVSEGSGENIFLVRRGKLMTPPLSASILEGITRDTILALAREEGIPTSEEMVTRDQLYLADEVFFTGTAAEVTPIREVDNRTIGEGQVGPVTRRLQKRFFDIVRGTDNSHPEWLTRV; translated from the coding sequence ATGGTCGACAAGTTGAAGAAGATCTGGCTCGAGGGTGAGTTCGTCGACTGGGACGAAGCCAAGGTGCACGTCCTGACCCACTCGCTGCACTACGGGCTCGGCGCGTTCGAGGGCATCCGCGCCTACCGCCGGGGAGACGGACAAACCTACGTCTTCAGGCTGAAGGAGCACATCGATCGGCTCTTCGACACCTGCAAGCTGATCGCCATCCAGCCGCGCTTCTCGCGCGATCAGGTGGCGGAGGCGACGGTGAAGATCCTTCGCGAGAACGGCATGGAGGAGGGCTACATCCGCCCGCTCGTGTACGTGGGCGACGGCGCGATGGGCGTCTACGCGCACGACAACCCGGTGCGCACGATGGTCGTGGCCTGGAAGTGGGGCACGTACCTCGGGACGGGCGCGACCGAGAACGGCATCCGCGCGAAGATCTCGTCGTTCCAGCGGCACCACATCAACGTGAGCCTCGCGAAGGCGAAGATGATGGGGCAGTACACGAACTCGACGCTCGCCAAGCGCGAGGCGCGCATCGCCGGCTACGACGAGGCCATCCTGCTCGACACGCACGGCTACGTGAGCGAGGGCAGCGGCGAGAACATCTTCCTCGTGCGCCGGGGCAAGCTGATGACGCCGCCGCTCTCGGCGTCGATCCTCGAGGGCATCACGCGCGACACGATCCTCGCCCTCGCGCGCGAGGAGGGCATCCCGACGTCGGAGGAGATGGTCACGCGCGATCAGCTCTACCTCGCCGACGAGGTGTTCTTCACGGGCACCGCGGCCGAGGTGACGCCGATCCGCGAGGTCGACAATCGCACCATCGGCGAGGGGCAGGTCGGGCCGGTCACGCGCCGCCTGCAGAAGCGCTTCTTCGACATCGTCCGCGGCACCGACAACTCGCACCCCGAGTGGCTCACCCGCGTCTGA
- a CDS encoding Smr/MutS family protein, with translation MASKKRAKQAAKKTPAQGLDSPFFLPFAGLAKKRKEEEKAEKAAKAAKPAGPDPKKKAPAPRAAPPPPPVDLVSEAESFAMYMAGVRALEEGKARIPRTSSQVERAERPAATPATDLDADARAQLHSLVAEGVRFEITDDGERIEGRRLDTDPRELRRLRRGAYTIDGRLDLHGMTASQARQEVEKFVRKKRTDGDRVVALIHGRGNHSPRGIGVLRGEIAAWLSQGPVAHHVAAFASAPPEDGGAGVVLALLAR, from the coding sequence ATGGCGAGCAAGAAGCGCGCGAAGCAGGCCGCGAAGAAGACCCCCGCCCAGGGTCTCGATAGCCCGTTCTTCCTCCCGTTCGCCGGGCTCGCCAAGAAGCGCAAGGAAGAAGAAAAGGCCGAGAAGGCCGCCAAGGCCGCCAAGCCCGCGGGGCCCGATCCGAAGAAGAAAGCGCCCGCCCCGCGCGCCGCGCCTCCGCCTCCGCCCGTGGACCTCGTGTCCGAGGCTGAGTCGTTCGCGATGTACATGGCGGGCGTGCGTGCGCTCGAGGAGGGCAAGGCGCGGATCCCGCGCACTTCGAGCCAGGTCGAGCGCGCCGAGCGCCCCGCGGCGACGCCTGCGACGGACCTCGACGCGGACGCGCGCGCGCAGCTCCACTCGCTCGTCGCCGAGGGCGTTCGCTTCGAGATCACCGACGACGGCGAGCGCATCGAGGGTCGCCGCCTCGACACCGATCCGCGCGAGCTGCGCCGGCTACGACGCGGCGCGTATACGATCGACGGCAGGCTCGACTTGCACGGCATGACCGCGAGCCAGGCGCGTCAAGAGGTGGAGAAATTCGTGCGGAAAAAGCGCACGGATGGCGATCGGGTGGTCGCCTTGATCCACGGTCGGGGCAACCACTCTCCGCGGGGGATCGGCGTGTTGCGCGGTGAAATTGCCGCGTGGTTGAGCCAGGGTCCGGTTGCTCACCACGTAGCTGCCTTTGCATCCGCGCCCCCCGAAGATGGAGGAGCGGGGGTCGTGCTGGCGCTCTTGGCACGCTGA
- the cheB gene encoding chemotaxis-specific protein-glutamate methyltransferase CheB, whose amino-acid sequence MKKIRVLVVEDSLTVRSRLVATLASDPEIEVVGEAEDGARGIALCTRLRPDVMTLDMVLKNGTGVEVTEHVMAYCPTPIVIVSASFNRGEMLNTYDALAAGALEVIEKPTGKEPDGAWERRFIDTVKIASKIKVITHVRGKLRSTTPLPGTLSALAHSPPTTEREPVSPSRRGSMITPRPPAPAAIHAEGSRRYTCVAMGASTGGPGAVVRILRELQPPLPLPVLLVIHLGQPFGQAFADWLNQMVPVPVAEARQGEPLPPPGVGRVLMAPPDRHLFVEGGRLCLSEGPERHSCRPSVDVLFESVARELGPSAIGCLLTGMGKDGATGLLEMKRAGAMTLAQDEPTSVVFGMPREAIRLGAASRILPLGDFAKTLLALSGAPQSREGSR is encoded by the coding sequence GTGAAGAAGATCCGCGTCCTCGTCGTGGAAGACTCGCTCACGGTCCGCAGCCGGCTCGTCGCGACGCTCGCCTCGGATCCCGAGATCGAGGTGGTCGGAGAGGCCGAGGACGGGGCGCGCGGAATCGCCCTGTGCACGCGGCTGCGCCCCGACGTGATGACGCTCGACATGGTGCTGAAGAACGGCACGGGGGTCGAGGTGACCGAGCACGTGATGGCGTACTGCCCGACGCCGATCGTGATCGTGTCCGCGTCCTTCAACCGCGGCGAGATGCTGAACACCTACGACGCGCTCGCCGCGGGCGCGCTCGAGGTGATCGAGAAGCCGACGGGCAAGGAGCCCGACGGCGCGTGGGAGCGGCGCTTCATCGACACCGTGAAGATCGCCTCCAAGATCAAGGTGATCACCCACGTGCGCGGTAAGCTGCGCTCGACGACGCCGCTCCCCGGGACCCTTTCGGCCCTCGCGCACTCCCCGCCGACGACGGAGCGAGAGCCCGTGTCGCCCTCGCGACGCGGATCGATGATCACCCCGCGTCCGCCGGCGCCGGCCGCGATCCACGCGGAAGGCTCGCGCCGCTACACGTGCGTGGCGATGGGCGCCTCGACGGGCGGCCCGGGCGCCGTGGTGCGGATCCTGCGCGAGCTACAGCCGCCTCTGCCGCTGCCCGTCCTGCTCGTGATCCACCTCGGTCAGCCCTTCGGCCAGGCGTTCGCCGACTGGCTGAACCAGATGGTCCCCGTGCCCGTCGCGGAGGCGAGGCAGGGCGAGCCGCTGCCGCCGCCGGGCGTCGGGCGCGTCTTGATGGCGCCCCCCGATCGGCACCTCTTCGTCGAGGGCGGCAGGCTTTGCTTGAGCGAAGGCCCCGAGCGCCACTCTTGCCGCCCCTCGGTCGACGTCCTCTTCGAGTCGGTCGCGCGCGAGCTCGGCCCCTCGGCGATCGGCTGTCTGCTCACGGGCATGGGCAAGGACGGCGCGACGGGGCTGCTCGAGATGAAGCGCGCGGGGGCGATGACGCTGGCGCAGGACGAGCCGACGAGCGTCGTCTTCGGCATGCCGCGCGAGGCGATCCGGCTCGGCGCCGCCAGTCGCATCCTGCCCCTCGGCGATTTCGCGAAGACGTTGCTCGCGCTCTCGGGCGCACCACAGTCCAGGGAGGGAAGCCGATGA
- a CDS encoding hybrid sensor histidine kinase/response regulator translates to MKELEEFFRAEARELVDGLTRDLLALERTPDDISTLNRCLRLAHTLKGAARVVRQMRVGEMAHTIEDALTPFRDGEEQISSEYVSDLLRILERIRETLVELGIEPGPEGAEAREDGSGRPASGDERLETVRIDIADMDALLEGLSEAAIQLGPLETGVDAVRHAQRLAGSLRETLEESSGRMQDRALLARLRTVVDEMVATLGHAERDMGAGLGRIERELGEVQARASTLRLVPVGAILGALELSARDAADALGKMATFEASGGDVRLEGHILSAVREALLHVIRNAVDHGVEPVEERIAQGKPAAGKVRLEIVRRGRRVAFRCRDDGRGIDVDRVLRAAVDRGLVDPRAAESLDRDKALGLVVLAGVSTSEEVTEISGRGVGLDVVREVAERLKGELRISSELGEGTLIELEVPVSLSSMPVLSVLLGGTTVLVPLDAVRGTRRVLVGEVLTSPDGERILFGDRAVPFVPLGPLLGVTARDEERASWSAVIVQAGGQWTALGVDRLLGTMEIVVKPLPKGAGAPPGIAGAAFDAQGDPILVLDPATLSSGVRGALRKDVASTPAKRPRLPILVIDDSLTTRMLEQSILESAGYEVDLCASGEEGLRKARTRRYGLFIVDVEMPGMNGFEFTAASRADAALRDVPVIIVTSLASPRDRDRGREAGASAYIVKGEFDQNNFVGKVAELLGGP, encoded by the coding sequence GTGAAGGAGCTCGAGGAGTTCTTCCGCGCCGAGGCGCGAGAGCTCGTCGACGGGCTGACCCGCGACCTGCTCGCGCTCGAGCGCACCCCGGACGACATCTCGACGTTGAACCGCTGCCTGCGCCTCGCCCACACGTTGAAGGGCGCGGCGCGCGTCGTGCGGCAGATGCGCGTCGGCGAGATGGCGCATACGATCGAGGACGCGCTCACGCCGTTCCGCGACGGGGAGGAGCAGATCTCGAGCGAGTACGTGAGCGATCTGCTCCGCATCCTCGAGCGCATCCGGGAGACGCTCGTCGAGCTCGGGATCGAGCCAGGGCCCGAGGGCGCCGAGGCGCGCGAGGATGGATCGGGGCGCCCGGCGTCGGGCGACGAGCGGCTCGAGACGGTGCGGATCGACATCGCGGACATGGACGCGCTGCTCGAGGGCCTGTCGGAGGCGGCGATCCAGCTCGGCCCGCTGGAGACGGGCGTGGACGCGGTCCGGCACGCGCAGCGGCTCGCGGGGTCGCTGCGCGAGACGCTCGAGGAGAGCTCCGGCCGCATGCAAGATCGAGCGCTGCTCGCGCGGCTCCGCACGGTGGTGGACGAGATGGTCGCGACGCTCGGGCACGCCGAGCGCGACATGGGCGCGGGGCTCGGCCGGATCGAGCGCGAGCTGGGCGAGGTGCAGGCGCGCGCGAGCACGCTGCGGCTCGTGCCGGTGGGAGCGATCCTGGGCGCGCTCGAGCTTTCGGCGCGCGACGCGGCGGACGCGCTCGGCAAGATGGCGACGTTCGAGGCCTCGGGGGGCGACGTGCGGCTCGAGGGGCACATCCTGTCCGCGGTGCGCGAGGCCCTCCTGCACGTGATCCGCAACGCGGTCGATCACGGCGTCGAGCCTGTGGAGGAGCGGATCGCGCAAGGCAAGCCGGCCGCAGGGAAGGTGCGGCTCGAGATCGTGCGGCGCGGGCGTCGCGTCGCGTTCCGCTGCCGCGACGACGGGCGGGGGATCGACGTCGACCGGGTCTTGCGAGCGGCCGTGGATCGAGGGCTCGTCGACCCGCGGGCGGCCGAGTCGCTCGACCGGGACAAGGCGCTCGGCCTGGTGGTGCTCGCGGGCGTGAGCACGAGCGAGGAGGTGACCGAGATCTCGGGGCGCGGCGTGGGGCTCGACGTCGTGCGCGAGGTGGCCGAGCGGCTCAAGGGCGAGCTGCGGATCTCGAGCGAGCTCGGCGAGGGCACGCTCATCGAGCTCGAGGTGCCGGTCTCGCTGTCGTCGATGCCCGTGCTGTCGGTGCTGCTCGGGGGCACGACCGTGCTCGTCCCGCTCGACGCCGTGCGGGGCACGCGCCGCGTGCTCGTGGGCGAGGTCCTGACGAGCCCGGATGGGGAGCGAATCCTCTTCGGCGACCGCGCGGTGCCCTTCGTGCCGCTCGGCCCGCTGCTCGGCGTGACGGCGCGCGACGAGGAGCGCGCGTCGTGGTCGGCGGTGATCGTGCAGGCGGGCGGGCAGTGGACGGCGCTCGGCGTGGATCGGCTGCTCGGCACGATGGAGATCGTGGTCAAGCCGTTGCCGAAGGGCGCGGGGGCTCCGCCCGGGATCGCGGGCGCGGCGTTCGACGCGCAGGGCGATCCGATCCTCGTGCTCGACCCTGCGACCCTGTCTTCGGGCGTGCGCGGCGCTCTGCGCAAGGACGTCGCATCGACCCCGGCCAAGCGCCCGCGGCTGCCCATCCTGGTGATCGACGACTCGCTGACGACGCGCATGCTCGAGCAGAGCATCCTCGAGTCGGCCGGCTACGAGGTCGACCTTTGCGCCTCGGGCGAGGAGGGGCTGCGCAAGGCGCGGACGAGGCGCTACGGGCTCTTCATCGTCGACGTGGAGATGCCGGGCATGAACGGCTTCGAGTTCACGGCCGCGAGCCGCGCGGACGCCGCGCTGCGCGACGTGCCCGTCATCATCGTCACCTCGCTCGCGTCGCCCAGGGATCGCGACCGAGGTCGAGAAGCCGGCGCGTCGGCGTACATCGTCAAGGGCGAGTTCGATCAGAACAACTTCGTGGGCAAGGTGGCCGAGCTTCTGGGGGGGCCGTGA
- a CDS encoding chemotaxis protein CheW, with the protein MATSGASFEEHLAELRRAFDASFAAPARASEAEGELFLLIRAGGERFAVRLGDIAGVHECRKIVPLPGGMPTLAGLAGIRGRLYAVHVLSALLGIDTPGEPIQWLLIAGAEEPLAFGVEAIEACVEVAADQLRPTQGADAEREHVGELLVREGATRWVLTIPSLLSLALQQAEPISGGRR; encoded by the coding sequence ATGGCGACGTCTGGGGCCTCCTTCGAGGAGCACCTCGCGGAGCTGCGGCGCGCCTTCGACGCCTCCTTCGCGGCGCCCGCGCGGGCGAGCGAGGCCGAGGGCGAGCTGTTTCTGTTGATCCGCGCCGGCGGCGAGCGCTTCGCGGTCCGGCTCGGCGACATCGCCGGCGTCCACGAGTGCCGCAAGATCGTGCCCTTGCCCGGCGGCATGCCCACCCTCGCCGGCCTCGCGGGCATCCGTGGCCGCCTCTACGCCGTGCACGTGCTCTCCGCGCTGCTCGGGATCGACACGCCGGGCGAGCCCATCCAGTGGCTGCTGATCGCGGGCGCCGAGGAGCCGCTCGCGTTCGGGGTCGAGGCGATCGAGGCGTGCGTCGAGGTCGCCGCAGACCAGCTCAGGCCCACGCAGGGCGCGGACGCCGAGCGGGAGCATGTCGGCGAGCTGCTCGTGCGTGAGGGCGCGACGCGCTGGGTGCTCACGATCCCATCGCTCCTGTCGCTCGCCTTGCAGCAAGCCGAGCCGATCTCCGGGGGCCGGCGGTGA
- a CDS encoding NUDIX hydrolase — protein MPIPPIQKLSSAIVGRHGIFDIVRHEIEGADGPRVYVTLAMPDWVSIAAVTADGRIVLVQQYRHGVDGVTLETPGGIVDEGESPELSGRRELREETGYASRELESLGWVHPNPAVQNNRCHLFLARNAEAAGLPAPDEDEHTEPSVLTPSEVRAAMSDGRITHALSIVTLERALARLGAP, from the coding sequence ATGCCGATCCCTCCCATTCAGAAGCTGTCGAGCGCCATCGTAGGGCGGCACGGCATCTTCGACATCGTGCGGCACGAGATCGAAGGCGCCGACGGCCCCCGTGTGTACGTCACGCTGGCGATGCCCGACTGGGTGTCCATCGCGGCCGTCACCGCCGACGGGCGCATCGTCCTCGTGCAGCAGTACCGGCACGGCGTCGACGGCGTCACGCTCGAGACGCCGGGCGGCATCGTGGACGAGGGAGAGTCGCCGGAGCTGTCGGGGCGGCGCGAGCTGCGCGAGGAGACGGGCTACGCGTCGCGCGAGCTCGAGTCGCTCGGCTGGGTCCATCCGAACCCGGCGGTGCAGAACAACAGGTGCCACCTCTTCCTCGCGCGCAACGCCGAGGCCGCGGGCCTGCCTGCGCCGGACGAGGACGAGCACACCGAGCCCTCGGTGCTCACGCCGAGCGAGGTGCGGGCCGCGATGAGCGACGGCCGCATCACCCACGCGCTGTCGATCGTGACGCTCGAGCGGGCGCTCGCGAGGCTCGGGGCGCCGTGA
- a CDS encoding methyl-accepting chemotaxis protein, which produces MKSLTIAQQSALGLGVMILFLAVFGAFGYSSVQQMAGLNRAAGRADERLTELSIFLTALDEAEARKSALVITGKEELLEPYRETKDRVVRKTAILPSFYADDPEKRELVDKLAPLARERLDELDAALDARRLGGAVAASVEMEIRARQTMDKIRAAVEDLRKRERNERALRRAGIEETAVKLGRTAFAGVLVLMLLIGVTSWASMSALERRVGAAIQQVQRASAELHTSAEQQAKGAKDQVSAATEVSATMRELVITARMIAESAQRVTQVASETAAAARGGSQTVEDAQRTMEGVRQQVDQIVARMLELGKRSQEIGKILDIINELASQTNILAINATIEAAGAGAAGRRFGVVAGEIRKLADRVSGSTLEIRRLIGEIRSAADTTALATEHGAKAAEAGTMRFAEVTEIFRQIMDLVGGTARAAREIELSTKQQTSAMVQVSTAMSEVAQTARESEGGTTQTVNTAAELSTLSHELGRLIRRAAA; this is translated from the coding sequence ATGAAGTCTCTGACCATCGCTCAGCAAAGCGCCCTGGGGCTCGGGGTCATGATCCTCTTCCTGGCCGTCTTCGGCGCGTTCGGATACTCGAGCGTCCAGCAGATGGCCGGCTTGAACCGCGCGGCGGGCCGCGCGGACGAGCGGTTGACCGAGCTTTCGATCTTCCTCACCGCGCTCGACGAGGCCGAGGCGCGCAAGAGCGCGCTCGTGATCACGGGCAAGGAGGAGCTGCTCGAGCCCTACCGCGAGACCAAGGACAGGGTCGTCCGCAAGACGGCGATCTTGCCCAGCTTCTACGCGGATGATCCCGAAAAGCGAGAGCTGGTCGACAAGCTCGCACCGCTCGCGCGCGAGCGGCTCGACGAGCTCGACGCGGCGCTCGATGCGCGGCGCCTGGGCGGCGCCGTGGCGGCCAGCGTGGAGATGGAGATCCGCGCGCGCCAGACGATGGACAAGATCCGCGCGGCCGTGGAGGACCTGCGCAAGCGCGAGCGAAACGAGCGCGCGCTGCGCAGGGCCGGGATCGAGGAGACGGCCGTGAAGCTCGGGCGAACGGCGTTCGCGGGGGTCCTCGTGTTGATGTTGTTGATCGGCGTCACGTCGTGGGCCTCGATGAGCGCGCTCGAGCGGCGCGTCGGGGCCGCGATCCAGCAGGTGCAGCGCGCCTCGGCGGAGCTGCACACCTCCGCGGAGCAGCAGGCCAAGGGCGCCAAGGATCAGGTCTCGGCCGCGACCGAGGTCTCGGCCACGATGCGCGAGCTGGTGATCACGGCGCGGATGATCGCCGAGAGCGCGCAGCGCGTGACCCAGGTGGCGAGCGAGACGGCCGCGGCGGCGAGGGGCGGCTCGCAGACCGTGGAGGACGCGCAGCGCACGATGGAGGGCGTGCGCCAGCAGGTCGATCAGATCGTCGCCCGCATGCTCGAGCTCGGCAAGCGCTCGCAGGAGATCGGCAAGATCCTCGACATCATCAACGAGCTGGCCTCGCAGACGAACATCCTCGCCATCAACGCCACCATCGAGGCCGCGGGCGCGGGCGCGGCGGGGCGGCGCTTCGGCGTGGTGGCGGGGGAGATCCGCAAGCTCGCCGATCGGGTGAGCGGATCGACCCTGGAGATCCGCCGTCTCATCGGCGAGATCCGGTCGGCGGCCGACACGACGGCGCTCGCGACCGAGCACGGCGCGAAGGCGGCCGAAGCGGGCACGATGCGGTTCGCCGAGGTGACGGAGATCTTCCGCCAGATCATGGACCTGGTCGGGGGCACGGCCCGGGCGGCGCGCGAGATCGAGCTGAGCACCAAGCAGCAAACGAGCGCAATGGTGCAGGTCTCGACCGCCATGAGCGAGGTGGCGCAGACGGCGCGCGAGAGCGAGGGCGGCACGACGCAGACCGTCAACACGGCCGCAGAGCTTTCGACCCTTTCCCATGAGCTCGGCCGGCTCATTCGTCGCGCAGCGGCTTGA